In Candidatus Auribacterota bacterium, the genomic window ATGGACTCGAGGATCCGGTGGGCATGGGTGCGGTCAACGCTGACCACGGCCGCCGCGAGCTGCGCCGCGCACCAGCGGTCATGCGCCGAACCTGTTGTGAACGCAATCCTTCAGCGAGCGGAGCACCATCCGCTTGTCCTTGAGCG contains:
- a CDS encoding DUF503 family protein, which encodes MVIGLLEIELSMPGNHSLKDKRMVLRSLKDCVHNRFGA